The following are encoded in a window of Kogia breviceps isolate mKogBre1 chromosome 12, mKogBre1 haplotype 1, whole genome shotgun sequence genomic DNA:
- the SPIC gene encoding transcription factor Spi-C has translation MACVEQDKLGQAFEDAFEVLRQHSTGDLQYSSDYKNYLAFINHCSHVRGNSNSYGVLPTEEPVYNWRTVINSAADLYFEGNIHQSLQNIPENQLVQPTLLQQKGGKGRKKLRLFEYLHESLCNPEMASCIQWIDQTKGIFQFVSKNKEKLAQLWGKRKGNRKTMTYQKMARALRNYGRTGEVIKIRRKLTYQFSEAILQRLSPSYFLEKEIFYSQCVQPDQGYLSLNNWNANYNYTYATYHDLSHPDG, from the exons ATG GCTTGTGTTGAACAAGACAAGCTGGGTCAAGCATTTGAAGATGCTTTTGAAGTACTGAGGCAACATTCAACTGGTGATCTTCAGTACTCCTCAG aTTACAAAAATTACCTGGCTTTCATCAACCACTGTTCTCATGTCAGAGGAAATTCCAACAGCTATGGTGTGCTGCCCACAGAGGAACCGGTCTACAATTGGAGAACAGTAATA AACAGTGCTGCAGACCTCTATTTTGAAGGAAATATTCATCAGTCTCTGCAGAACATCCCTGAAAACCAGCTGGTGCAACCTACTCTTCTCCAGCAAAAGGGAGGAAAAG gcAGGAAGAAGCTCCGACTGTTTGAATACCTTCATGAATCCCTGTGTAATCCCGAGATGGCATCTTGTATTCAATGGATAGATCAAACGAAAGGCATCTTTCAGTTTGtgtcaaaaaacaaagaaaaacttgcccaactttgggggaaaagaaaaggcaatCGGAAGACCATGACTTACCAGAAAATGGCCAGAGCGCTGAGGAATTATGGAAGAACTGGGGAAGTCATCAAAATCCGAAGAAAGTTAACTTACCAATTCAGTGAGGCCATTCTCCAAAGACTGTCTCCATCTTATTTCTTGGAAAAAGAGATCTTCTACTCACAGTGTGTTCAACCAGATCAAGGATATCTCAGTTTAAATAACTGGAATGCaaattataattatacatatgCCACTTACCATGATCTAAGTCACCCTGATGGCTAA